From Qipengyuania psychrotolerans:
CATTAAAGGCGAAAATTATTAGTACGGCGAGGAGCGCGCCCATGGCCGTCTTGGCCATACTATAGCGAAGCACGGCGCGCATGAGGTCTGGCCTATCTCGCTCACGATAAGCGGCCAGCGATCGCAAAATCAAGCGCTGCTGACCCAGGTCGGTCACAAGAGAAACCGTTGTCGCAACGCTGAACGCAAAGCCGAAGTGGCCAAACTGGGTCGTCGTCATCCATTTCGACATGACGAAAATTAGCCCAAAGCCCAAAGCTGCGGACAGAAATCGGATCAAGATCGCGACGCTACCCCAGCGCATGAGCTTGCTGATGCGCATAGTGCCCATCAAGCAGCCTCGTTCGGAAAAAACCGCGCCATCTCATCGGCGCTAAAACCGACTGACCGCGCGCCTTCAGCCCATTTCTCCGAATCCGGCCGAAGCCCCCTCGAAGCGGGTTTAAGCCAAGAACTATCAATTGATACGCGGGCGATTCCAGCGAGATCCTGAATCTGCGAAATGTTTACCGCAGGCTCGCTGCAAAGCTCTTCAAATGACAGTGACATAAATTGATCGCCGTAACATTCTCGTCCCTCGCTCTCCGCCAGGCGAAATGCGCCGAGCCATATCGCGAGGAGACGATGGAAAGCAGGGACATTGCTCGCCAACTTTGGCAAACTCACTCCGGCTTCGGATAAGAGTGAAGCGGTAGCGTCGAAGTGAAGGCCACGCGTGAGTTCTTCCATTCCCCAGCCATTAAACCGGCGCTTGCGCTGTAGCGCAGTCCTGCGGTTCCAGCTTTTACGCAGCCCGAATGGGTCGAAACTATCTGAAGGTTGGAGGTGTGAACTCGCAAAGGCGACGGGATGCCTGAAGAGATGGACAAGCACTGCATCGGAGGCGGCCTCATGGAGCGCCCGGATCTTGCCCATGCATCTCGTCACATCAAACGCGACCGGTCCGCTGTCGAGCAGATACTGAAGGTACTGAACTTGCCCTTCGGAAAACTCGCGGGTGACTTCTTCCCCTCGGCTGATCGGTGCATAAAGATCGCGAAAACGCTGGGGGTCGCGATTGTACAGCGCAATGAATTCGGCGCGGGTCCGCTTCTGATTTTCGGCGGGCAAGTCATGGAGCAGCCTGCTGAAGGGTTCATCATAGCAGGTGTATCGTCGATCCTGACGGAGCAGGTTCCACAGTGCTGTCGTGCCTGAGCGACGCAGGGCAACAACCGCAATATGTTTGGGAGAGGCCACCATGCTTTCTACTAACGGCTACGCAGCCATTGCATCACTCGCCGGGCATTTACGAAACCAGCATTGAAAAACCATCCACCCATGAGCTGCAGCGACTTAGCGAGCGGAAGCTGTTCCTGCGTACGGTAAACGTTCCACTGAAACGGGATCACCTTGAACTTGTTGGACGACACCGTACCGCTGTGAATACGGTAGCTGCTGGTGACTTCGTCAAGCAACCGGGCTTCGCCTAAAACTTTGAGCAAGCGCAAGAAAAAAACGAAATCCTGACGCTTCCTGATGAGCGGAAAATAAACGGGCTTTGGAAGGGCGCCGAGATCAACCATCAAGCTTGAAGTTCGGATGATGCAATGCCGCAGAAGTTCCTCGTAAGTGACGCTCGCGGCTAACGGACCGCTCGAGCCAATCTTGCTACCCTCACTGTCGATCAGATCGTACCTTGTGTAGCACATTTTCGCTCCGCTCGATTGCATGAACCGAAGCTGCTTTTCGATCTTATCTGGATACCAGCGGTCATCGGAATCCAAGAGGGCAAGGAATTCGCCAGAAACGGCATCAATACCCTTGTTCCGGGCGTTGCCTGCGCCCGCATTCGTGTCTAGCGGAATAATCTTTAACCGCGGATCATCGATTTTATCGAGCAGGTCTAGGGTGTCGTCGCTCGACGCATCGTCAACTGCGAGAATTTCGAGGTTCTCGTGCGACTGATTGAGAACGGAATTCACCGTCTCAAGAATATGCGAACGCGAATTATGCATCGGGATAACGACCGACACCAATGGTGCCGAAGCACGACTCAATGTACGACCGGGGCTGTCTGCCGGCATATGGGCGACCATTTACAATGTGTTGCGAGGGATTCGACTGGTTAGACCGAAGTGAAGGCCTGCCCGAATGCATTCAGGCGGCGACTTAGGACTTTGTCTAGCGATGGCGTCATCAAATTCAACCCCATTTGTTGACGCGATCGTTCCAAGCCCCCGTCCCTTGCTCTAGTCCACTCCTCTGCTAAAGCGCGCATAAATCAATTCGAACAGACAGGAAATTTATGGCCAAGATCAAGGTAGCCAACCCGGTCGTCGAACTAGACGGCGATGAAATGACGAAGATCATCTGGAAGTGGATCCGCGAGCAGCTGATCCTTCCTTATCTGGATGTTGACCTGAAATACTACGACCTCTCGATCGAGAAACGCGACGAGACGGACGATCAGATCACGGTCGATGCCGCTAATGCGATCAAGGAACACGGTGTTGGCGTCAAATGCGCCACTATCACTCCTGATGAAGCCCGCGTTGAGGAATTCGGCCTCAAGAAGATGTGGCGCTCGCCCAACGGCACCATCCGCAACATCCTTGGCGGCGTGGTTTTCCGCGAGCCCATCGTGATCGACAACGTTCCGCGCCTAGTGCCCGGCTGGACTGACCCGATCGTGGTTGGCCGTCACGCATTCGGTGACCAGTATCGCGCCACTGACACCCTGATCCCCGGCGCCGGCAAGCTGCGCCTTGTGTTCGAAGGTGCCGACGGGAAGAACATCGATCTCGATGTGTTCGAGTTCGAAAGCCCGGGCGTCGCCATGGCGATGTATAATCTCGACGACAGCATCCGCGATTTTGCCCGCGCCAGTTTCCAGTACGGTCTGGACCGCAAATGGCCGGTCTACCTGTCGACCAAGAACACCATCCTCAAGAAGTACGATGGCCGCTTCAAGGATCTGTTCCAGGAAGTGTTCGAAGCTGAATATCAGGCGGACTTCGACAAGCACGGCATCACTTACGAACACCGTCTGATCGATGACATGGTCGCGGCAGCGCTCAAATGGAGCGGCAAGTTCGTCTGGGCCTGCAAGAACTACGATGGCGACGTTCAGTCGGACATCGTGGCACAGGGCTTCGGCTCGCTCGGCCTCATGACCTCCGTGCTGATGACGCCCGACGGCAAGACCGTCGAAGCAGAAGCGGCGCACGGCACCGTCACTCGCCATTATCGCCAGCATCAGCAGGGCAAGGCCACTTCGACCAACCCTATCGCCAGCATTTTCGCCTGGACGCGCGGTCTTATGTATCGCGGCAAGTTCGACAACACCCCAGACGTGGTCAAATTTGCCGAAACGCTGGAAGCTGTCTGCATCAAGACGGTTGAAAGCGGCAAGATGACCAAGGACCTCGCACTGCTTATCGGCCCCCAGCAGAGCTGGATGACGACCGAGCAGTTCTTCGCAGCGATCGTCGAAGGTCTCGAGCAGGAAATGGCCAACTGGGGCTGACACCAATTGCCTGCTGCGGCATTTCGTAAGCAAGGCTAGATCTTACGGGGTCGGCAATTGCCGGCCCCGTTTTCTTTTGCGGCTCAAGGATAAACGAGAGATACATGGCGAAGATACCGGCGAAAAAGCGCGCACCGCGCCGCAAGACGAGCGAAAAATTCGGCCAGAAGCGGCTCGAAATTCGCAATGCCATGATCAAGGATATCCCTGGAATTGCGCACCTCGTCAGGCGCGTTTACGACGATATGCCCGCGTACACGCACGGTGAAATCCGCGGCCAGATCAACAATTTTTCGGAAGGCTGTTTCGTCGCACTGCTCGACGAGGAAGTTGTTGGATACTGCGCGACGATGCAGGTCGGCGAAGCCCTCGCCTTCCAGGACCATACTTGGGATGAGATTACCGGTAACGGCTACGGCAGCCGCCACGATCCGACCGGCGACTGGCTGTATGGCTACGAGATGTGTGTCGACCCGAAGGTGCGCGGCGTGCGCATTGGGCGCAGGCTTTACGAAGAACGGCGTGCGCTTGCTGAAGAGCGCGACCTCACCGGCATCGTATTTGCGGGCCGGATGCCAAACTATCGGCGCTTCCAGAAACGCGTCGAAGGTCCTAAAGATTACCTTGAGAAAGTCGTTGAAGGTAAGCTTCACGACCCGGTCCTGCGCTTCCAGCTCGCCAATGGTTTTGAGCCGGAACGCATCCTTGTGGGCTACCTTCCCGAAGACAAGGCTTCGATGGCGAACGCCGTGATGATGGTCTGGCGCAACCCGTATGTGGAGCGCGATCAGCCGGTGAAGAAGCGCCTGCCTCGCGGGGTAGAGGCGGTTCGCGTGGCCACGTGCCAGCTACAGGCGCGCCAAGTTGCCGACTATGACGAGTTCATGCGCCACGTCACATATTTCGTCGATGTTGCAAGCGATTACGAAGCAGACTTCATTGTCTTTCCCGAACTCTTCACGCTAATGTTGCTGAGTTTCGAGGAAAAGGAACTGTCTCCGGTGGAGGCCATCGAGAGGCTTTCTGAATACACACCGCGCTTGCGCCAGGACATTTCCGAGATGGCGATGCGCTACAACATCAACATCATCGCTGGCAGCCACCCGACGAGGATGGACGACGGCGACATCCACAACATCGCCTATGTCTGCCTACGGGACGGTTCGGTCCACGCGCAGGAGAAGATCCACCCTACCCCGAACGAGCGGTATTGGTGGAATATCAAGGGCGGCGACAAGGTCGAAGTCATCCAGACGGACTGCGGTCCGATTGGCGTCCAGATCTGCTACGACAGTGAATTCCCCGAACTTAGCCGGCGGCTTGCAGATGAAGGCGCCCGTATCATCTTCGTGCCGTTCTGCACCGATAGCCGTCAGGGGTATCTCCGCGTGCGCTATTGTTGCCAGGCGCGGGCAATCGAGAATCAGTGTTTCGTGGTTCTGTCCGGCAATGTCGGCAATCTTCCCAACGTTGGAAACATGGACATCCAATATGCGCAAAGTTGCATCCTTACGCCGTGCGATTTCCCGTTCGCCCGCGACGGTATCGCGGCCGAGGCCACCGAGAATGTCGAGACGCTGACGATCAGCGACATCAACCTCGCCGACCTGCAATGGGCAAGAGCGGAAGGCACGGTGCGCAACCTGGCCGACAGGCGATTCGATCTTTACCGGATCGAGTGGGACGAGGACGGCAAGCATCCCGGAAAGCCGCGCCCACGCCGCGAACCGCTCGGCCATGGCGGACCAGGCGGTGGCTAACCCGGTCATGGCGCGTGACAGCACCCCCGGCTCTGGCTAGATCGGCTGCATGGCCTCAGGTGATCTCGCAAGTCCCGCAATTTCCGACGCGCTGGTCATTCTTGGCGCAGCGGGCTTGGTCATTCCTGTCTTTACCAGATTCCGGATCACTCCGGTTATCGGGTTTATCCTGATCGGCATCCTGGTGGGCCCCTACGGGCTCGGCCAACTGGTTTACGAAAGACCGATACTCGAACACATAACGATATCCGATCCCGAGGCGCTTGAGCCCTTTGCCGAGTTCGGCATCATCCTGCTGCTGTTCGCCATCGGTCTCGAATTGTCCTTTAATCGTTTGTGGCAGCTGCGAAGACTTGTCTTCGGCCTCGGCGCGATGGAGTTGATGATTGGCGGCCTTTGCCTCGCCACGGTGCTGGCGATGATGGGTCAATACTGGACCGGCGCCCTCGCCCTTGGCTTTGCGCTGGCATTTTCATCGACCGCAATTGTCTTGCCGATTTCCGGCAGCACCAGCCCTGTTGGGCGCGCCGCCCTCTCGATGCTGCTTTTCGAAGACATCATGATCGTCCCGATCATCTTCCTGCTGGGCGCAATGGCACCAAATGCTGCGTCTCAAGGCTGGGAAGGCATGATCGAGACGCTTTGGCAGGGTGCACTGGTCATCGCAGTAATGATGATCGCCGGCCGCATCGCCTTGCCGCGATTGTTCGCGCAGGCAGCACGCACCAAGAGCCCCGAGCTTTTTCTTGCCGCCGCATTGCTTGTGGTCATCGGGGCCAGCCTCGCCACGGCTGCGGTCGGCTTGTCGCCTATCGTTGGCGCCCTAATTGCGGGCCTGCTGATCGCGGAAACCGAGTATCACGGCGAAGTCGAATCGATCATGGAGCCCTTCAAGGGCTTGGCTTTGGGTATTTTCCTGATCACGGTTGGCATGAGCATCGACCTCACCACGATTTGGGACAACCTGCTCCCGATTACCCTGGCAGTTCTTGGCGTGCTCATTTTCAAGGCCCTGCTAACCGGGATGCTGCTCAGGCTGATGGGTG
This genomic window contains:
- a CDS encoding glycosyltransferase family 2 protein; this translates as MVAHMPADSPGRTLSRASAPLVSVVIPMHNSRSHILETVNSVLNQSHENLEILAVDDASSDDTLDLLDKIDDPRLKIIPLDTNAGAGNARNKGIDAVSGEFLALLDSDDRWYPDKIEKQLRFMQSSGAKMCYTRYDLIDSEGSKIGSSGPLAASVTYEELLRHCIIRTSSLMVDLGALPKPVYFPLIRKRQDFVFFLRLLKVLGEARLLDEVTSSYRIHSGTVSSNKFKVIPFQWNVYRTQEQLPLAKSLQLMGGWFFNAGFVNARRVMQWLRSR
- a CDS encoding sulfotransferase; the encoded protein is MVASPKHIAVVALRRSGTTALWNLLRQDRRYTCYDEPFSRLLHDLPAENQKRTRAEFIALYNRDPQRFRDLYAPISRGEEVTREFSEGQVQYLQYLLDSGPVAFDVTRCMGKIRALHEAASDAVLVHLFRHPVAFASSHLQPSDSFDPFGLRKSWNRRTALQRKRRFNGWGMEELTRGLHFDATASLLSEAGVSLPKLASNVPAFHRLLAIWLGAFRLAESEGRECYGDQFMSLSFEELCSEPAVNISQIQDLAGIARVSIDSSWLKPASRGLRPDSEKWAEGARSVGFSADEMARFFPNEAA
- a CDS encoding cation:proton antiporter, whose translation is MASGDLASPAISDALVILGAAGLVIPVFTRFRITPVIGFILIGILVGPYGLGQLVYERPILEHITISDPEALEPFAEFGIILLLFAIGLELSFNRLWQLRRLVFGLGAMELMIGGLCLATVLAMMGQYWTGALALGFALAFSSTAIVLPISGSTSPVGRAALSMLLFEDIMIVPIIFLLGAMAPNAASQGWEGMIETLWQGALVIAVMMIAGRIALPRLFAQAARTKSPELFLAAALLVVIGASLATAAVGLSPIVGALIAGLLIAETEYHGEVESIMEPFKGLALGIFLITVGMSIDLTTIWDNLLPITLAVLGVLIFKALLTGMLLRLMGARRSTAAETGILMASPSETTLIVLAAAGSAMLIQPGTAQFWQIVTAIGLTITPLLARLGRAVGRRVEPAPELPFEDEGEPRVIIVGAGRVGRLIAQMLDEHGKPYVAIDADADIIESAKRKGYRATFGDAVRGDALERLGIDNALAVVLTMDEPILAQRLVSKLRAAHPDLLIVARARDIAHASELYRAGASHAVPETLEATLQLSEAVLVDIGVPMGPVIASIHEKRDEFRARIEEDGDLDYKPKLRSSTANS
- a CDS encoding NADP-dependent isocitrate dehydrogenase; translation: MAKIKVANPVVELDGDEMTKIIWKWIREQLILPYLDVDLKYYDLSIEKRDETDDQITVDAANAIKEHGVGVKCATITPDEARVEEFGLKKMWRSPNGTIRNILGGVVFREPIVIDNVPRLVPGWTDPIVVGRHAFGDQYRATDTLIPGAGKLRLVFEGADGKNIDLDVFEFESPGVAMAMYNLDDSIRDFARASFQYGLDRKWPVYLSTKNTILKKYDGRFKDLFQEVFEAEYQADFDKHGITYEHRLIDDMVAAALKWSGKFVWACKNYDGDVQSDIVAQGFGSLGLMTSVLMTPDGKTVEAEAAHGTVTRHYRQHQQGKATSTNPIASIFAWTRGLMYRGKFDNTPDVVKFAETLEAVCIKTVESGKMTKDLALLIGPQQSWMTTEQFFAAIVEGLEQEMANWG
- a CDS encoding bifunctional GNAT family N-acetyltransferase/carbon-nitrogen hydrolase family protein; translated protein: MAKIPAKKRAPRRKTSEKFGQKRLEIRNAMIKDIPGIAHLVRRVYDDMPAYTHGEIRGQINNFSEGCFVALLDEEVVGYCATMQVGEALAFQDHTWDEITGNGYGSRHDPTGDWLYGYEMCVDPKVRGVRIGRRLYEERRALAEERDLTGIVFAGRMPNYRRFQKRVEGPKDYLEKVVEGKLHDPVLRFQLANGFEPERILVGYLPEDKASMANAVMMVWRNPYVERDQPVKKRLPRGVEAVRVATCQLQARQVADYDEFMRHVTYFVDVASDYEADFIVFPELFTLMLLSFEEKELSPVEAIERLSEYTPRLRQDISEMAMRYNINIIAGSHPTRMDDGDIHNIAYVCLRDGSVHAQEKIHPTPNERYWWNIKGGDKVEVIQTDCGPIGVQICYDSEFPELSRRLADEGARIIFVPFCTDSRQGYLRVRYCCQARAIENQCFVVLSGNVGNLPNVGNMDIQYAQSCILTPCDFPFARDGIAAEATENVETLTISDINLADLQWARAEGTVRNLADRRFDLYRIEWDEDGKHPGKPRPRREPLGHGGPGGG